In Rhodoferax koreense, a genomic segment contains:
- the mnmE gene encoding tRNA uridine-5-carboxymethylaminomethyl(34) synthesis GTPase MnmE, producing the protein MLARHADPIAAIATAPGRGGVGIVRISGKNLAPLIEAVCARSLKPREATYLPFRDAQAQPIDQGLAIHFPAPHSYTGEDVLELQAHGGPVVLQLLLARCLEAGAAICVRVAQPGEFTERAFLNDKIDLAQAEAVADLIDASTEAAARSASRSLSGAFSSEIHALRDALIHLRMLVEATLDFPEEEIDFLQKADAHGQLSKLKHTLAGVMRRTEQGALLRDGIKVVIAGQPNAGKSSLLNALAGAELAIVTPIAGTTRDKVAQTIQIEGVPVHVIDTAGLRHSEDEVEKIGIARAWTEIEAADAVLFLHDLTRAGGADYQAADAAIAALLTEKLPPRVPVIDVWNKADVEATAPAAGLRLSAKTGAGLDTLRRKLLEVAGWQSAPEGVYIARERHVQALRRVDAHLSQAETQLAAQAQMLDLLAEELRLAQNALNQITGEFSSDDLLGVIFSSFCIGK; encoded by the coding sequence ATGCTGGCCCGCCACGCTGACCCGATCGCCGCCATCGCCACCGCCCCCGGCCGCGGCGGCGTGGGCATCGTGCGCATCAGCGGCAAGAACCTCGCGCCGCTGATCGAAGCGGTCTGCGCGCGGTCGCTAAAGCCGCGCGAAGCCACTTATCTGCCGTTCCGCGACGCGCAGGCCCAGCCCATCGACCAGGGCCTGGCCATCCATTTCCCCGCGCCGCATTCCTATACCGGGGAGGACGTGCTCGAACTGCAGGCCCATGGCGGGCCGGTGGTGCTGCAGTTGTTGCTGGCGCGGTGCCTGGAGGCCGGCGCGGCGATCTGCGTGCGCGTGGCGCAACCGGGCGAATTCACCGAGCGTGCCTTCCTCAATGACAAGATCGACCTGGCGCAAGCCGAGGCCGTGGCCGACCTGATCGACGCCAGCACCGAGGCCGCGGCGCGCAGCGCGAGCCGCTCCTTGTCCGGGGCGTTTTCCAGCGAGATCCACGCCCTGCGCGATGCCCTGATCCACCTGCGCATGCTGGTCGAGGCCACGCTCGATTTTCCTGAGGAAGAAATCGACTTCCTGCAGAAGGCGGACGCGCACGGGCAGCTATCGAAATTGAAGCACACCTTGGCCGGCGTGATGCGCCGCACCGAACAGGGCGCGCTGCTGCGCGACGGCATCAAGGTGGTCATCGCCGGCCAGCCGAACGCGGGCAAGTCTTCGCTGCTGAATGCTTTGGCGGGCGCCGAACTGGCCATCGTCACGCCGATCGCCGGCACCACGCGCGACAAGGTGGCGCAGACCATCCAGATCGAAGGGGTGCCGGTGCATGTGATCGACACCGCCGGCCTGCGCCACAGCGAGGACGAGGTGGAAAAGATCGGCATTGCGCGCGCCTGGACGGAAATCGAGGCTGCGGACGCCGTGCTGTTCCTGCATGACCTCACCCGCGCAGGCGGCGCGGACTACCAGGCGGCGGATGCCGCGATCGCCGCCCTACTGACCGAAAAACTGCCGCCGCGCGTGCCGGTGATCGATGTGTGGAACAAGGCCGATGTGGAGGCGACGGCGCCTGCCGCTGGCTTGCGCCTGTCGGCCAAAACGGGCGCCGGGCTCGACACCCTGCGCCGCAAGCTGCTGGAGGTTGCGGGCTGGCAATCCGCTCCCGAAGGCGTCTACATCGCCCGCGAGCGCCATGTGCAGGCCCTGCGCCGGGTCGATGCGCACCTGTCGCAGGCCGAAACCCAGCTCGCGGCGCAGGCGCAGATGCTGGATCTGCTGGCCGAGGAACTGCGGCTGGCGCAGAACGCGCTGAACCAAATCACCGGCGAATTCAGCTCGGACGATCTGCTGGGCGTGATCTTCTCCAGCTTCTGCATCGGCAAGTGA